In one Dermacentor albipictus isolate Rhodes 1998 colony unplaced genomic scaffold, USDA_Dalb.pri_finalv2 scaffold_11, whole genome shotgun sequence genomic region, the following are encoded:
- the LOC139051253 gene encoding uncharacterized protein, with protein sequence MPTELRRRRRSRGSVCEIEPWSGHLRKYSAFLASSYPSPCLTVNQLFPNLHHLVNIFSHCRVDHDKSRAATEADGCFLFVQLSVRKGFRSIVNIELREMIPNRLALPSLCGRQVRVTCKIQSRHSLALVYFLLMEHLSIDFAELCTSSISQNQLFMRDGILLSGNLRLIDYSSKKLMDTLRSPVTTLYMLEIMSVYFSNVGVRVRCKLFVKFVAPCTLIFPENWIDVPEAEALIHYCYAHHGTSKAYIDELFATVDSCYVLDDLVRHNAAIDELVLSRRARCTYRKPQGFATCFSAVSDRCSRIKTFEICDFELNNTDLRDFQSGLNGSVKMQRPNVTCTAAAAGLQFFLGLFILSKATLAEIQVSSCLAPVHHLCEITKEIGGHETLKKLSLSQVYRSGDTTLWPVDTLKVNLTEGFLRLGTEKQPGLANFSKQIGVRGRGSGAEFEGFYAVIDSLSAYLRKGRKTWQATFEAPVPLSWPQFNKPTSRPCGNAYLTRLAVRMATVIDCNLAVRLSVFAGCGYQREAPLALATETSPSMTLVSDIGKSRSLCSLISSGWTFYHAATTLSGVLCTTSTPNHLVSTAVLQQSGVFPLIKLSGFLVTYYTVLSWMVYKQRDCEQNVRDPSPTNLPLLQDAWWFVMPPCCNSKRAALGC encoded by the exons ATGCCGACGGAGCTGAGGCGACGGCGACGCTCCAGAGGAAGC GTCTGCGAGATTGAACCGTGGAGTGGCCACCTGCGCAAGTACTCCGCGTTCCTGGCCAGCAGCTATCCCAGCCCGTGCCTCACGGTCAACCAGTTGTTCCCCAACCTTCACCACCTGGTGAACATCTTCAGCCATTGTCGGGTGGATCACGACAAGTCACGCGCCGCAACCGAGGCCGACGGCTGCTTCCTCTTTGTTCAGCTGTCCGTCCGGAAAGGATTCCGTTCCATCGTCAACATCGAGCTACGCGAAATGATACCAAATCGGCTAGCCCTGCCTTCCCTGTGTGGACGCCAGGTTCGCGTCACGTGCAAAATACAAAGCAGGCACTCGTTGGCGCTGGTCTACTTCCTGCTCATGGAACATCTCTCCATTGACTTCGCGGAGTTGTGCACTTCGAGCATATCGCAAAACCAGCTTTTCATGCGGGACGGCATTCTGCTGAGCGGTAACTTAAGGCTGATCGACTACTCATCGAAGAAACTCATGGACACACTGCGCTCTCCGGTGACCACGCTATACATGCTAGAGATCATGAGCGTGTACTTCTCGAACGTTGGCGTGCGCGTGCGGTGCAAGCTGTTCGTCAAGTTTGTGGCACCGTGCACGCTCATCTTCCCCGAGAACTGGATTGACGTGCCCGAGGCTGAGGCGCTGATACACTACTGCTACGCGCACCATGGCACGAGCAAGGCTTACATCGATGAGCTCTTCGCGACAGTCGACTCCTGCTACGTGCTGGACGACCTGGTCAGACACAACGCAGCCATCGACGAGCTCGTGCTAAGCCGCCGTGCGCGTTGCACGTACCGGAAGCCACAAGGATTCGCAACGTGCTTTTCCGCCGTCTCCGATCGGTGCTCGCGGATCAAGACGTTCGAGATCTGCGACTTCGAATTGAACAACACGGATCTCCGGGACTTCCAAAGCGGGCTGAACGGCAGCGTCAAAATGCAGAGGCCTAATGTCACGTGCACTGCCGCCGCAGCGGGTCTCCAGTTTTTTCTCGGCCTGTTTATTTTGAGCAAAGCAACACTCGCCGAAATTCAGGTCAGCAgctgtctggctccagtccaCCACTTGTGTGAAATCACGAAAGAGATCGGGGGTCATGAGACGCTGAAGAAGCTGTCACTCAGCCAGGTATACCGTAGCGGCGACACCACCTTGTGGCCAGTAGACACCCTGAAGGTCAACTTGACGGAGGGTTTCCTGAGGCTGGGCACGGAAAAACAGCCGGGTCTGGCGAATTTCTCGAAGCAAATCGGCGTCAGAGGCCGCGGAAGCGGGGCCGAGTTCGAAGGATTCTACGCTGTGATTGACAGTCTGAGTGCCTATCTCCGAAAGGGTCGCAAGACCTGGCAAGCGACATTCGAAGCGCCCGTTCCACTTTCCTGGCCTCAGTTCAATAAACCCACCAGCCGACCATGTGGCAACGCCTACCTCACGCGTCTTGCGGTCCGGATGGCCACAGTCATCGACTGCAACCTGGCCGTTCGGCTGTCCGTGTTCGCCGGCTGTGGCTACCAGCGGGAagcaccgctggccctcgccacGGAGACGTCGCCGTCTATGACGCTGGTCAGCGACATTGGCAAGAGCCGCAGCCTCTGCTCCCTCATCTCCAGTGGCTGGACGTTTTACCACGCTGCGACCACCTTAAGTGGCGTGTTATGCACTACGAGCACACCTAACCATCTCGTGTCCACCGCGGTTTTGCAGCAATCTGGCGTCTTCCCTTTGATAAAGCTGTCGGGCTTCCTGGTAACCTACTACACGGTCTTGAGCTGGATGGTCTACAAACAGCGGGACTGTGAACAGAATGTACGCGACCCGTCGCCAACTAACTTGCCCCTGCTCCAGGACGCGTGGTGGTTCGTGATGCCGCCCTGCTGCAATTCGAAGAGGGCTGCCCTGGGTTGCTAG